DNA sequence from the Spodoptera frugiperda isolate SF20-4 chromosome 15, AGI-APGP_CSIRO_Sfru_2.0, whole genome shotgun sequence genome:
AACCCTGGCAACATTTCTCTAGAAAAGAAAGTTCATGTTTTTCTTTGGTTAATGGTGAGTGACTGTTCTTACAATGAAATTGGAAAATTATTTGGTCTGCATAAATCATCTGTGAGCTACATATTCAACGAGATAGCTACTATACTGACCGAGCACAGATATAGTTTCATTAGTTGGCCGTCTGTTGAGGAACAACACATAACTAGGATAAAGGTGAATAGTAGGTTTAAGTTTCCCAACTGTGTCGGCTTCATAGACGCCTGTCGTTTTAAAGTAGGttccaaaagaaataaaaaagacaaaccAGAAATAATTCTCCTACAAGCTGTCTGTGATGAATCGTTAATGTTCTTAGATATTCATATTGGTGAAGTTGGTAAAACTAGGAAAAATAGAGTTTTTAAAGAGAGCACTCTCTCGCACGAGTTGAAAAATTTTGTTGAATTTGAGAATCATATTTTAGGGGACTCTGagtataaattaaagaaaaatctaaTCACTCCATTTACGAGTGAGGAATTGTTGACAAGTGAGGAGATGAAGTTTAATGAGATTCATTGGAAAACCCGTAGTTATATTGGTCATGCGTTTGAATTGATGAAGGAGAGGTTTAGGAAGTTAAATCATATTGACATTGTGAAGGTGGAATCAGTTCACCTACTTATATCTGTTGCGTGTATACtccataattttatattgatacATGAGGGCTCTTCAGAAGTAAAGGAGGAAGCAGTGGCATGTGATGATGGAGTCTCCATCAACACAAGTATTGTACAAACTGCTTTAGAGAAAAGACAATTCTTATGtaactatattaattatattgactCTGAAGAAGtaggataatttatttatatgatgtattatttactatttaatttattatataagaGAATATAGAttgttgtgatatttttaaactaatagaATCCATTTTGGAAATTCTCAgtaattagctaaaaataattgttcactttcgtaaatatactgaaaaaaacttgactagtttcgagtcagtatgttgcgcgacgtcgccgtgtCTGCGTACGCTACTCATGgggagagtccctctgtgactcgaaactagtagagtcaTGAAAccattgtttttagttaatttagtatgtctcggtAATGAAATTTATTAAGCAATTGCATTGAATTGTGTGTACATGTACacctaatatatttatttatcaagaaatcAATTGTGTGTTTACCACATAAAGTTCTGTAAATTTTTATACTTACCATTTATATTGTGATCAACTgaattattttgcaataaaaccaaggttgtaatgttttaatacttatattttctcTTCTAGTACTGAAATTTATATAATTGCCAGcattatgatataaaaaatataaataaaacatattttcgaGTGAGTAGTGAGTACTAATGACAGTATACATGTATGATGacattacattatgtatttttttatataacaacatcagtattaatataaatgatccaaaatgtattattgtttaatttattatacacttAATCATTTTACGAAAGGAAACATTTTGTGATACTCACTTTATTTATACGTACATAGATAAAtcacttataatatttataattctactgcttatttactttttatgtacAGAAATAGAtagtttactttattttttgcttaaCATAAGAGACTTTGATTGTTTTACGGTGGGAATACTAGCTCATTTTTAGATTTCTGGTGGTTATTTCAGCCTAATAAGAATTTAAATCCACATCAATACTGAAGtcatacaattataaatatgttaaaagaTGACATAAAATTAAGTCCGTTGTATAAACACAGGTTTGCATAGGAATACATATTAGCTAATCAAGCTTATTTGGTTTAACATTAGTATGTAGATATTGAGAAcgaaatatgtatgttttataacatttatacaaataaataaatttctctGTCCCGATGTATCCTACATAACATTAGGCACTAAATTGGCAACCTACAAGGCACTATGCACTTAGCACAGCAAATatgctataataattatattatgattttataatattgtaacaaaatttataactctattattttactatagcTCGTAATACTATACTgcgtttttttatacatttattcaaAGTAAGTAGTTTGTAAAACAACCGCCTTATTACAGCTGAACTATGCAAGTACATAACAAACTGGCGatattatataaacataaagAGTGTGTATCATTTCACATAATTACTTTTACTGCAAATGAACGTGCCTaacgaaattaaaatacatattactaaGTTCACTGATATTCtcttttttattcatatctGAATATCGATGTCATTTAGCTAAATTCATGAGCTGACCATGTCAAGCCACAATATCGACAAGCCTGTTGGCTTTACATACTAGTAACAATACAACACTATatatatacatttaattatatttacaattatagCTGCACCTTGATATTATCTCCTACATATTTAGGATTATGGAATGTGACAAAACTGTACCTAACTAACACTAAAGCCGAATATTTACAATCGGTGTATAATAAATGAGTCATATCAGTCTGATTTATTGTTGTCCTTTAACTTTTATGATATACGCAACGATTTCTTACCATTTTATGATCAacatcatttaatgatttcatCTAGAAACAACAATTACACGGTCAGTGATAATAGATTTAAAACATACAGTTCCTAAGTGTTAACAGTCCTTCTGATACTTGTGTCATCTTTTAAATGCAATATATTCACCGTACTCGAGTAAATAACAACATTATCTAAGGAATAACCAGTAGACTGTACACAGGAAGGAGACGAGACACGTTATGTACACAAATCATAGTAAACACTGAGTCAATCACATTAAAACACTGTCTTAGCCGAACGATTTCGGAAGACTTGGCACACGCGACACGACACTGCGTCTCAGTCACTTCGCAATGGATCCGTAAACAGTTTGTTTAGGTAATTTTCAAATGTAAGTCTTTTTAACCTTTTGTAAGGTGCCGCACTTTAGGTCCTTGTCTAAGGACTCGGTGGAGTTTCGTAGGTCAAGTGTGCGCTCTTTGCCGAGCTCCATGTGTAGGTTGTCCTGTTTCGGACACACGTTCGCTACCATGTTCACGTTTTTCGATCGAGGCATATACGCAGTGTTGGCGTTTAACGGTGTTTCTAACGGGCTCAATCTGAAACAGATGCATTCATTAGTTAAagatttatgtatgttaattgacatttctatttataatcCTACTAAATAACATAAACCTATAAAAAGTCTCTTGTGTTTTTGTATACAGTGATATGCTAATGTGTTTATATCATTAGCATGTTTCTCattaagatttatttgtatgttatgATACATGTGTAGTGCAAAAACGATTTGTGACTAAGCAGTCGGATCTGTACAAGGTCAACGTAAAGAATAACTAGTGCAAGGGCTTTAATGTGACAAAATTTTCAGCGACCATTTGCGGATTACAACTATGACTCACTTCTGGAAATCATAAAAACTCGCCTGTAAAGGAAAACTGTAATGTCAGTCAGGCGAACTATAgctaattaaacaatttattaaaacgtATCTTAAATCAAATAACATAACTGTAGTATTTACCTGTTCAAATGATTGTGTTGTTCATTGAAGGGTGAGGTATCGGTAAAAAACGGGTGTCGAAATCGCCGTGAGAAAAGATACCCAATAACGAATCCGACCATTAGCGTAACGAGACAGGACGCTACGACGGCAGTTAGCAAAGCTTGTGCGCTGTAAATGTTACCGTCAGCGGCCTCCACAGTCAGCAAGTCTgtggaatttaaataaatataaattaagattCACAGCAACACTACTTGCTTATTTCTTCATGGAAATATTATACAGAACTGTATTATTTTCTGTATTCCTCAGTCATATTTACCTGTCTCATGTTTGTTGTTATTAGTACTTTTATCTTCGGATAACACATTCGTTTCCACAACTTCTATTAGTATTTCATTTTGGATGTCATCAGTTTTTTGACGCATATCAGATTCTGATTGCGTAGGCTTCTTAGTGCCTGGATTTCTATTGCTATGTCTATCACCCGGCAAGAGGGCTGGCAACTTATTACATATATCAGTCTTTCCATATTCTACATTTTGTAGAAATCTCTCGGGATTAGGAAATTGCCTGTTTCCAACCCAAGAACAAACTTGCTGCTTGGAATCCCACGCACAGTGCGGATCCTGCAACGCAACGCACTCCCTGAAACCAAATTAAAGTCcattagttttgttatttctaATAGGGTTAAAAACGAGAAGTTTCATGTTGGTAAAAAAGTGATAGTTTACCTGCACGATTGCACGTTCCCACAGTGAGACAATGTCACTGCCCTAATAATATCGCCAGAGGCAACAATTAATTTCTCTGTGGTTAAGGCGACGTGCATTTGTTTGATGGGCACGCCTTGAGGTAATACTTGGACTTCTGAAATCACAGCGGTTCTTACAGGGTTCCTACTGTACTCGTCTACACTGGCATCAAAGTCTCCCTCGTTAGCTGCTACATTGACAGCTTTGATAACTCTTCCGTCGTCGGTACCTATGTACATGACGTCGTACTTGTTTCCATTCATCGCTTGAACTTGAGGATGAACTGCGATGGCTGAAAATCTGTATTGCAGACTAACTCGAATGAGAACTGGCCGAGCTAAGAACGATGGAACAGCCTTATCCATAAGTGGGTGTGTTTTTATGAAATTCACAGCTGAATCAGAAAGAGTTCTGCTGTCTTCAACACATGATCCTGGTCTGTTCTCTGGtatcttttctttttctaaagGTAGCCAGTTTGAGTTCATACTTTCTTGGCCTTTGAATGGTCCTTCAAATGCGTCAATGATATCTCTCATTGAAAAAGCGCACACAGCGGAGCCTCCAATTGCATTTTGTGGCGTAGTAAAGACTGCGTATATGATATCGTTTTTGCTACTACTTTTACCATATATTCCATTTATTAGTTCCGTGGTAGCCTCTGAAATAAgaaatttagtttaatatttgatCCATGGAAACATTTTGCCTCTCATAAGATGTCAGTCAATGAAACTGCGGTATACTTacgaatttcatcaaaatagaAGGGATATTCTCCAGGCATAGAACAGTTGAGGCGAGTTTTCAAAAATGACGTCCAACGGTCACTAAACGTATGTGGCCCTCCTTTGTCATTCAAGCATATTCTTGCTACTCTTGAGTATACTGCCTGTAATCGAAAAATTTTGGATATAAATAGATGCTGTggttatgaaaatgaaatactGATCGTGGAAATAACAGCATGAGATAAAAATGTTTCGAGGATATTGACCTTTCCGCAGTTCATAAACTCCACAGCAGTTTCCCGATAGAAG
Encoded proteins:
- the LOC118277979 gene encoding uncharacterized protein LOC118277979, which translates into the protein MNNFQKEFIMDMFLDSDHACTMNRLIVATANVISENNDNLNMFSTAVEKEFDLTSLTEENQSPGAVPVTRRMKGFYENSVRNFTDADYTAWFKIKKSTVQALINFLKKYVNPGNISLEKKVHVFLWLMVSDCSYNEIGKLFGLHKSSVSYIFNEIATILTEHRYSFISWPSVEEQHITRIKVNSRFKFPNCVGFIDACRFKVGSKRNKKDKPEIILLQAVCDESLMFLDIHIGEVGKTRKNRVFKESTLSHELKNFVEFENHILGDSEYKLKKNLITPFTSEELLTSEEMKFNEIHWKTRSYIGHAFELMKERFRKLNHIDIVKVESVHLLISVACILHNFILIHEGSSEVKEEAVACDDGVSINTSIVQTALEKRQFLCNYINYIDSEEVG
- the LOC118277937 gene encoding semaphorin-1A-like; the protein is MAVARAVLVLLASTAQAWMPDANARIHIKYGDETSEQFVGNATAPDHFRILDKDDFSIIVGGRNTVYNLSLYDLSENVEQRLEWQSTDAHRELCQLKGKSADECQNYPRVAARSHGRLLVCGTNAFKPLCRRYARHPPNHHLEEIDGSGRCPYDPQHNSTAIFVDGQLYTATAADFSGTDPLIYREPVRTERSDLRLLNDPSFVGAVASTSHVYFFYRETAVEFMNCGKAVYSRVARICLNDKGGPHTFSDRWTSFLKTRLNCSMPGEYPFYFDEIQATTELINGIYGKSSSKNDIIYAVFTTPQNAIGGSAVCAFSMRDIIDAFEGPFKGQESMNSNWLPLEKEKIPENRPGSCVEDSRTLSDSAVNFIKTHPLMDKAVPSFLARPVLIRVSLQYRFSAIAVHPQVQAMNGNKYDVMYIGTDDGRVIKAVNVAANEGDFDASVDEYSRNPVRTAVISEVQVLPQGVPIKQMHVALTTEKLIVASGDIIRAVTLSHCGNVQSCRECVALQDPHCAWDSKQQVCSWVGNRQFPNPERFLQNVEYGKTDICNKLPALLPGDRHSNRNPGTKKPTQSESDMRQKTDDIQNEILIEVVETNVLSEDKSTNNNKHETDLLTVEAADGNIYSAQALLTAVVASCLVTLMVGFVIGYLFSRRFRHPFFTDTSPFNEQHNHLNRLSPLETPLNANTAYMPRSKNVNMVANVCPKQDNLHMELGKERTLDLRNSTESLDKDLKCGTLQKVKKTYI